Proteins from one Marinobacter alexandrii genomic window:
- a CDS encoding TonB-dependent receptor, translating to MCGAIAVCSQQSILNQKLPYWGEISLFNALDSLRSQDFNIAYSADKLTNQSLKIDRGTTVQEFLDLLRENLIADIALFDSQIIISPHIPKIYTVHGVLKNAESGEHIIGATVQVLGSKLGTTTNGYGYYSITLREGDYNLQFSHLNYEARKSEISLYRTTYMEVSILSKITELEEVEVSSLSDDINLSENIPSINRISISGADGQIPYFLGEVDVVQNALLKPGIRAIGEDASGVHVRGGGVDQNLTLLDEATIYNPSHLYGFISVFNPEAVNDVRIMKGYIPPSYGGRTSSVIEVRQKEGNANKTSFSGGIGIASARALLEGPIHKGKSSYLISGRQSLLNLSVDDFASTSVQRNRIRFQDLNLKLNFKYSQASTYYLSGYIGNDRNIAGLNSTRNWGNRMLNFRWNYLFTPRLFSNISAFVSEYNYKIESTEEPGAFIGRSKIADYSVKGDLTYVLSPHNEVSFGWSAVYHRLLPGSREPLDQTTSTNEVELENEQGFETAFHISQEIRKNNFTVNYGLRVSSLHTLGSGTVFKYEEGIPIADSTITDTLSFKGLELINKDYNLEPRVSINWRVNEKTSIKTSFSRTAQYLHLISNTITPAPTDIWKLTDTYIPPSTTNQYTVGFYKNLNNNMWELSSEVYFKDINNNIQYKNGADLVFNENIETELIFSQARAYGLELYAHKKSGRLKGWISYTLSRAESRIPENNEEKFILENHDKTHDFATSWSMQLSKRWSASTNFVFNTGIPVTLPTDKYVFEGNLVPHFQFRNNARLPNYHRLDLSVRWEGRKYKKKGGQRKNTDYWILTLYNVYARQNAYSYFYRESPTDPGLAQVVKYSIFGTIIPAVTYNFKF from the coding sequence TTGTGTGGGGCTATTGCTGTATGTTCTCAACAAAGCATATTAAATCAAAAACTTCCATACTGGGGTGAGATATCCCTATTCAATGCTCTTGATTCCTTAAGATCTCAAGACTTCAATATTGCATACAGTGCAGACAAGCTTACTAATCAGTCACTTAAAATTGATAGAGGAACTACCGTTCAGGAATTTCTTGACTTATTAAGAGAAAATTTAATAGCAGATATTGCCTTATTTGATAGTCAAATTATTATATCTCCACACATCCCAAAGATTTACACTGTACATGGAGTATTGAAAAATGCAGAATCTGGTGAACACATCATTGGTGCTACTGTGCAGGTATTGGGTAGCAAGCTAGGCACTACCACAAATGGATATGGGTACTATTCCATTACTTTAAGAGAAGGAGACTACAACCTTCAGTTTTCGCACTTAAACTACGAAGCAAGAAAATCCGAAATATCTCTTTACAGGACTACTTACATGGAAGTTTCAATACTCTCAAAAATTACAGAGTTGGAAGAAGTGGAAGTCTCTTCTCTCTCCGATGATATAAACCTATCTGAGAATATTCCATCTATTAACAGAATTTCAATTTCCGGTGCTGATGGGCAAATACCTTACTTCTTAGGAGAAGTTGATGTTGTGCAAAATGCTCTGTTAAAACCCGGTATTAGAGCCATTGGTGAAGATGCCAGTGGTGTACATGTTCGTGGAGGTGGTGTAGATCAGAATCTTACCCTACTCGATGAAGCAACAATTTATAATCCCAGTCATTTGTATGGCTTTATATCCGTTTTTAACCCTGAGGCAGTAAATGATGTTCGAATTATGAAAGGTTATATCCCACCCTCCTACGGAGGTCGCACATCTTCAGTAATTGAGGTTAGACAAAAAGAAGGAAATGCTAACAAAACAAGTTTTTCAGGAGGCATAGGAATAGCCTCCGCTAGAGCATTATTGGAAGGTCCTATTCATAAGGGTAAAAGCTCTTACCTTATCTCAGGAAGACAAAGCTTACTAAATCTTTCCGTTGATGATTTTGCGAGTACTTCAGTGCAAAGAAATAGGATTCGATTCCAAGACTTGAATTTAAAGTTGAATTTCAAATATAGTCAGGCAAGTACCTATTACCTATCTGGGTATATTGGAAATGATCGAAATATAGCAGGCCTTAATTCTACAAGAAACTGGGGTAATAGAATGCTAAATTTTAGGTGGAATTACCTATTTACTCCGAGGCTTTTTTCAAATATTTCTGCTTTTGTTTCTGAATACAATTATAAAATTGAAAGCACAGAAGAACCGGGCGCATTTATCGGTCGATCAAAAATTGCAGACTATAGTGTTAAAGGAGATTTAACTTATGTGCTAAGCCCCCATAATGAAGTTTCGTTTGGATGGAGTGCCGTGTATCACAGGCTGCTACCTGGATCTCGTGAGCCTTTGGATCAAACTACAAGCACAAACGAAGTAGAATTAGAAAACGAACAAGGGTTCGAGACAGCCTTTCATATCAGCCAAGAAATACGTAAAAATAATTTTACAGTTAACTATGGCTTAAGAGTAAGTAGTCTTCACACACTTGGATCAGGGACCGTCTTTAAATATGAAGAAGGAATACCAATTGCCGACTCAACAATAACTGATACGTTATCATTTAAAGGTCTTGAGCTCATAAATAAAGATTACAATCTCGAGCCACGAGTTTCAATAAACTGGAGGGTCAATGAAAAAACTTCAATCAAAACTTCTTTTTCACGGACCGCACAGTATCTCCACCTAATCTCTAATACAATTACACCTGCCCCCACGGACATATGGAAACTGACAGATACATACATTCCACCATCAACAACCAATCAGTATACCGTTGGTTTTTACAAAAACCTTAATAACAATATGTGGGAGTTGTCTTCTGAAGTTTACTTCAAAGACATCAACAACAATATCCAATATAAAAATGGTGCTGACTTGGTATTTAATGAAAACATAGAAACTGAACTGATTTTTAGCCAAGCCAGAGCTTATGGGTTGGAATTATATGCTCACAAGAAATCTGGAAGGCTCAAAGGTTGGATTAGTTATACGCTTTCTCGTGCGGAAAGTAGGATTCCTGAAAACAATGAAGAGAAGTTTATCTTAGAAAATCATGATAAAACTCACGATTTTGCTACATCATGGAGTATGCAATTATCCAAACGCTGGAGTGCATCAACTAACTTTGTATTTAACACTGGCATACCCGTAACCCTCCCAACAGATAAGTATGTGTTTGAAGGGAATCTCGTGCCGCATTTTCAATTTAGAAATAATGCAAGATTGCCAAACTATCATAGGTTGGACCTTTCGGTTAGATGGGAGGGCAGAAAATACAAGAAAAAAGGTGGTCAGCGGAAAAACACTGATTATTGGATTCTTACGTTATATAATGTCTATGCAAGGCAAAATGCTTACTCATATTTCTATCGTGAATCCCCAACTGACCCTGGACTTGCTCAAGTAGTCAAGTACTCAATCTTTGGGACAATTATTCCAGCAGTAACATACAATTTTAAATTTTAG
- a CDS encoding DUF4249 domain-containing protein gives MLKKTIYILLIGLFACEKVVIVDLPDPQGLVVVEGWVTDTVSTHQIRLTRSNAFSANSDVLPIEDAQVIVQSRTGQIYSYSYSSNGYYEAETPYEGISGIEYRVRILVDTSEIRSDWDMMPEKVSIETLEISSFQENDPNNPNQQITIFFPKISSLDPDSNENYYRWVFFKNNEIFIEPESITIQNDRFFDGNLIPNNFQNFSYDPGEKITVELQSISSNTFNYLSLLKSQITTLGTSSGTTPAIVSGNLNYLDIENEHVLGFFGTRAISVESIDVP, from the coding sequence GTGTTAAAAAAAACCATCTACATATTACTAATCGGTCTGTTCGCCTGCGAGAAGGTAGTAATTGTGGACCTACCCGATCCGCAAGGGCTTGTTGTGGTAGAGGGTTGGGTAACAGATACTGTAAGTACCCATCAAATTAGACTGACTAGATCGAATGCTTTTTCTGCTAATTCCGATGTATTACCCATTGAAGATGCCCAGGTTATTGTACAAAGCAGAACTGGACAAATCTATTCCTATTCCTACTCTTCAAATGGGTATTATGAAGCCGAAACACCATATGAAGGTATCAGTGGTATTGAATATCGTGTAAGAATTTTAGTTGATACTTCTGAAATTAGGTCCGATTGGGATATGATGCCAGAAAAAGTTTCTATAGAAACCTTAGAAATATCATCCTTTCAGGAAAATGATCCAAATAACCCAAATCAGCAGATTACTATCTTTTTCCCTAAGATTAGCAGCTTAGATCCTGATAGCAATGAAAACTATTATCGCTGGGTATTCTTTAAGAATAATGAAATTTTTATTGAACCAGAATCTATTACTATTCAAAACGATCGCTTTTTTGATGGCAACCTTATTCCTAACAATTTTCAAAATTTTTCCTACGATCCTGGAGAGAAAATTACAGTCGAGCTACAATCGATTTCATCGAATACATTCAATTATCTATCTCTTCTAAAATCGCAAATAACCACTTTAGGAACATCCTCCGGAACTACTCCAGCAATTGTTTCAGGAAACCTTAATTACTTAGATATAGAGAATGAACATGTATTAGGTTTTTTTGGAACCAGAGCAATTAGTGTCGAGTCAATCGACGTTCCATAA
- a CDS encoding DinB family protein, with product MIEDFKKLFLRDLDRLRTELEAYTNEEDLWVKTEGINNSAGNLIMHLCGNLQHFIGTVLNETGYVRQREFEFEGRMIFDQLMKQVEATIKLVSEYFETVEKEELMSTYPLELFGHPMTVHYFLMHLQGHLNYHLGQINYHRRILF from the coding sequence ATGATTGAGGATTTTAAAAAACTCTTTTTACGAGATTTAGATAGACTAAGAACAGAACTCGAGGCTTACACTAATGAAGAAGATCTTTGGGTTAAAACCGAAGGGATAAATAACTCTGCAGGTAACTTGATCATGCATTTATGTGGTAATCTCCAACATTTTATAGGAACTGTTCTTAATGAAACAGGTTATGTTCGTCAGCGGGAATTTGAGTTTGAAGGAAGAATGATTTTTGATCAATTGATGAAACAAGTTGAAGCAACGATAAAATTGGTGAGTGAGTATTTTGAAACAGTCGAAAAAGAAGAACTCATGTCTACATATCCTCTAGAGCTCTTCGGTCATCCTATGACTGTGCATTACTTCCTTATGCATTTGCAAGGACACCTCAATTATCATCTTGGTCAGATTAACTATCATCGAAGAATCCTATTTTAA
- a CDS encoding YigZ family protein, whose product MSNYYTIQNKTEGLYKEKGSKFLSFAFPVDSEKSVKDIQEQLRKDFYDARHHCYAWVLGMDEQSWRANDDGEPAHSAGDPILGQIRSFELTNVLVVVIRYFGGTKLGVGGLINAYRISTEAALKQAAKLTIFETKTLEMKFPYEMMSTAERLVEEFDIDVQNRDFQLSCTITGSLKKDLIDSFREKIDDLYTMTFQIEDL is encoded by the coding sequence TTGAGCAACTACTACACCATCCAAAACAAAACTGAAGGATTGTATAAAGAGAAAGGGAGTAAATTTCTCTCCTTTGCTTTCCCTGTTGATTCTGAAAAATCTGTTAAGGATATTCAAGAGCAATTAAGAAAAGACTTTTATGATGCGAGGCATCATTGCTATGCTTGGGTCCTTGGGATGGATGAGCAAAGTTGGCGAGCCAATGATGATGGAGAGCCTGCACACTCAGCAGGAGATCCCATACTTGGACAGATAAGATCATTTGAACTTACAAATGTATTGGTCGTCGTAATAAGATATTTTGGAGGAACAAAACTTGGAGTAGGAGGCCTCATCAATGCGTATAGAATATCAACTGAAGCTGCTCTAAAACAAGCTGCAAAATTGACAATCTTTGAAACCAAAACTTTGGAAATGAAATTTCCATATGAAATGATGAGCACGGCTGAACGCCTTGTAGAGGAATTTGATATAGATGTCCAGAATAGAGATTTTCAGCTTTCATGCACCATCACAGGTAGCTTAAAAAAAGACCTTATAGATTCTTTTAGAGAAAAAATAGATGACCTTTATACGATGACTTTTCAAATAGAAGATTTATGA
- a CDS encoding GNAT family N-acetyltransferase, which yields MAINISKSPIDHQNNIPVTYFKKEYIETQDYNQFISFSNDDCFISFDLIEEKAISIPRSPFGSIFCMNQSINNSSVFLQKVLLELGRKNIKEIEIHLPPSIYDDFESAELYVGSGFELSYSDLNQHIDLDNTWEKSIHKMQERKLSSLNSEGFVFRKMEDNELEKAHNFITVCRQAQGLQINIPWNKLKSLNDSLTGEYECFGVFRDEKISAICIAVNVTSKIAYYYLPATSPMFRNQSPMVLLIAGMVEYYRNKKYKYLDLGVSSSNGITQETLKLFKERMGAKSTEKPCLKLSL from the coding sequence ATGGCAATCAACATTTCCAAATCACCTATTGATCACCAAAATAATATTCCAGTTACCTATTTCAAAAAGGAATACATAGAAACTCAAGATTATAACCAGTTCATTTCCTTCAGTAACGACGATTGCTTCATATCATTTGACCTAATTGAAGAAAAAGCAATAAGTATTCCTAGAAGCCCCTTTGGCTCCATATTTTGCATGAATCAATCCATCAATAATTCAAGTGTATTCTTGCAGAAAGTGCTACTAGAACTGGGTCGAAAAAACATAAAAGAAATTGAAATTCATCTACCTCCATCAATTTACGATGATTTCGAATCAGCTGAACTTTACGTAGGAAGCGGTTTTGAATTATCATATTCCGATTTGAATCAACATATTGATTTGGACAATACATGGGAAAAGTCCATTCATAAAATGCAAGAAAGAAAGCTTTCTTCCTTGAACAGTGAAGGTTTTGTTTTCAGAAAAATGGAGGATAATGAGCTTGAAAAAGCCCATAATTTTATAACTGTCTGCCGGCAAGCTCAAGGGCTCCAAATAAATATTCCATGGAATAAATTGAAATCATTAAATGATAGCCTTACTGGTGAATACGAGTGTTTTGGTGTGTTTAGAGATGAAAAGATCTCAGCTATTTGTATTGCGGTAAATGTTACTTCTAAAATTGCTTACTATTATTTGCCTGCTACAAGCCCAATGTTTCGAAATCAAAGCCCCATGGTTCTTCTCATTGCAGGTATGGTTGAATACTATCGGAACAAGAAATACAAATATCTAGACTTAGGCGTTTCGTCTTCAAATGGTATCACTCAAGAAACACTGAAGCTTTTCAAGGAACGCATGGGTGCTAAATCCACTGAAAAACCTTGTCTTAAATTATCTCTTTAA
- a CDS encoding glycosyltransferase: protein MNIFIIPSWYPSESNPIYGTFNKEQAVLMGQLRPSWNVGVSRWGQGDSSFLIPIRNPLSIVRLFAKHQTSQYSIDSNVKEYFSPAFSWTRKWRNGNIEGIFRANEENLNSFIHDHGRPEVISAQATYPAALIAKRLAQKFDLPYTVTIRMSPFPFSEFLTKNGALTSMISQPLNSASRLIATSNSLKDRLSEFDLNNVRIINNPVDIEKFKLAMEEKSNATQCKVLTVGRVEDQKGIDLLLKAMSVIDAKFELRIGGAGSKISYYKKMSNDLGLRDKVKWLGQLSREEVVEEMQGCSFYVLSSRHETFGNVVVEAMSCGKPVVATKCGGPEEIVTAETGYLTDIDASDLAEKIDMMIQNFQSFDAKIIRRNALSRYAPKIWIKNLEKIFKEII, encoded by the coding sequence ATGAATATCTTCATTATTCCATCATGGTATCCATCTGAGTCAAATCCAATCTACGGAACTTTTAACAAAGAACAGGCCGTACTTATGGGACAATTGAGACCATCATGGAATGTAGGAGTGAGTCGGTGGGGGCAAGGTGATAGTTCTTTTTTAATTCCAATTAGAAATCCCCTTTCAATAGTTAGACTATTTGCAAAGCATCAAACGAGTCAGTATAGCATTGACTCCAATGTAAAAGAATACTTTTCCCCAGCATTTAGCTGGACCAGAAAGTGGAGAAATGGAAACATAGAAGGAATTTTTAGAGCTAATGAAGAAAACCTTAATTCTTTTATTCACGACCATGGTAGGCCGGAAGTGATTAGCGCCCAGGCAACATACCCTGCAGCACTAATAGCTAAAAGGTTAGCTCAAAAATTTGATCTCCCCTATACAGTTACAATACGGATGAGCCCATTTCCTTTCTCTGAATTTCTTACAAAGAATGGAGCTCTTACAAGTATGATTTCTCAACCACTAAATAGTGCAAGTCGCTTGATCGCCACTAGCAACTCTTTGAAGGATCGGTTATCTGAGTTTGACCTTAATAATGTAAGAATAATTAACAATCCTGTAGACATTGAGAAATTCAAACTCGCGATGGAGGAAAAATCAAACGCTACACAGTGCAAAGTATTGACTGTTGGACGAGTCGAAGATCAAAAGGGGATAGATCTGCTTTTAAAAGCCATGAGTGTTATTGATGCCAAATTTGAGCTGAGAATAGGCGGAGCAGGATCAAAAATTTCTTACTACAAGAAAATGTCAAATGACTTAGGATTGAGGGACAAAGTCAAATGGCTGGGGCAATTGAGTCGCGAGGAAGTTGTTGAAGAAATGCAAGGTTGTTCTTTTTATGTTCTATCGAGTAGACATGAAACCTTTGGAAATGTAGTGGTGGAGGCTATGTCTTGTGGTAAGCCAGTTGTGGCTACAAAATGCGGAGGACCTGAGGAAATAGTCACGGCAGAAACTGGATACCTTACAGATATTGATGCTTCAGATCTAGCGGAAAAGATTGATATGATGATTCAAAATTTTCAATCTTTTGATGCAAAAATTATTAGAAGAAACGCCTTATCGAGATACGCTCCTAAGATATGGATTAAAAATCTGGAGAAAATATTTAAAGAGATAATTTAA
- a CDS encoding glycosyltransferase has product MNQLPLVSIICLCHNQAKYVKQAIHSVWKQSYPNIELIIVDDGSTDGSKEIILELLKEHKTKFINIESSIGNCRAFNHGFFESIGDYIIDLAADDELCVERVLQGINAFMRSDAGVTYCDVMKLDQNNLEMGTHFKRNKEEVLIEEVPEGDIYIDLIKRYFISPPSMMIKREVLEQLNGYDETLSYEDFDFWIRSARKWSYAFTNDVLVKKRILPHSLSTQQFRKKTQHQLSTLKVCQKIKVLNQTKEEDLALRRRCLYEVKQCVKQKNWKLIPAFLKLIN; this is encoded by the coding sequence ATGAATCAATTACCATTGGTTTCCATCATTTGTTTGTGCCATAATCAAGCAAAGTATGTCAAGCAAGCAATTCACTCAGTTTGGAAGCAGAGCTACCCAAACATTGAACTGATCATTGTGGATGATGGCAGTACTGATGGTAGCAAAGAAATTATTTTAGAATTATTGAAAGAACATAAAACTAAGTTCATCAATATTGAGAGTAGTATAGGTAACTGTCGTGCGTTTAATCACGGATTTTTCGAATCTATCGGAGACTATATCATTGATCTAGCTGCAGATGATGAATTGTGTGTGGAAAGAGTGCTTCAAGGAATCAATGCATTTATGCGGTCAGACGCTGGTGTGACCTATTGTGATGTGATGAAATTGGACCAGAATAACCTTGAAATGGGAACTCATTTTAAGCGGAACAAAGAAGAAGTATTGATTGAAGAAGTCCCTGAGGGAGATATTTATATAGATCTGATTAAACGGTATTTTATTTCCCCTCCTAGTATGATGATTAAACGAGAAGTTCTGGAACAGCTTAATGGATATGATGAAACGCTTTCGTATGAAGATTTTGACTTTTGGATTCGCTCAGCCAGAAAGTGGAGTTATGCTTTCACAAATGATGTTTTAGTAAAAAAGAGGATATTACCCCATTCACTCTCAACTCAACAGTTCAGAAAAAAGACCCAGCATCAATTAAGTACGCTAAAAGTTTGTCAAAAAATTAAAGTCCTCAATCAAACAAAAGAGGAAGATTTAGCTTTAAGGAGAAGATGCCTGTACGAAGTAAAACAGTGTGTAAAACAGAAAAACTGGAAATTAATCCCAGCCTTCCTGAAATTGATTAATTGA
- a CDS encoding S41 family peptidase, translating into MNRYANRLGVMIILCLVNILADAQSNKPVETFETCWNLFDESYASFEEKNIDWNKAYDIYSPQVTEKTTDKELFIILTNMLKPLGDAHINLIAKNIDTAFSADRYSRVLEELKPLEGRKKPYIMAMTQQTLLENGFDEIIKVGPVFRDDTLFSYTRTDDIGYLRFFRSFSTLRKMVGPSLDSQLDEIFDFFEGVESIIIDVRFNMGGDDGFSQKIAGRFVDEKVVGFKKQTRKKKEFGVLKEKYIKPVGDNPFLKPVVLLTNDQTFSAADVLALIMASLPNATIIGEPSNGSYSDLYGRKLLICMEESSPMDGRLP; encoded by the coding sequence ATGAATAGATATGCAAACAGACTAGGCGTAATGATAATTTTGTGCCTAGTCAATATTCTAGCTGATGCTCAATCAAACAAGCCAGTTGAAACATTTGAGACTTGTTGGAATCTTTTTGATGAAAGCTACGCAAGCTTTGAAGAAAAAAACATTGATTGGAACAAGGCTTATGATATCTACAGTCCTCAAGTGACTGAAAAGACGACCGATAAGGAACTCTTTATCATACTTACTAATATGCTCAAACCTCTGGGTGATGCGCATATTAATCTGATTGCGAAGAATATTGATACTGCCTTTAGTGCAGATCGATATTCAAGAGTGCTGGAAGAATTAAAACCATTGGAAGGTAGAAAGAAGCCTTATATTATGGCCATGACGCAACAGACTCTACTTGAAAATGGGTTTGACGAGATAATTAAGGTTGGCCCTGTATTTAGAGATGATACATTATTCAGCTACACCAGAACTGATGATATTGGCTATTTGAGATTTTTCAGATCATTCAGTACACTTAGGAAGATGGTAGGGCCTTCATTAGATTCTCAATTGGATGAGATCTTTGATTTCTTTGAAGGTGTTGAGTCTATTATTATTGATGTACGGTTTAACATGGGTGGAGATGATGGATTTTCACAGAAAATAGCTGGAAGGTTTGTAGATGAAAAAGTGGTTGGTTTTAAAAAGCAAACTAGGAAAAAGAAAGAGTTTGGTGTTCTGAAAGAGAAATATATCAAGCCTGTAGGTGATAACCCTTTCCTAAAGCCTGTTGTACTCTTAACTAATGATCAGACTTTTAGTGCCGCGGATGTGCTGGCATTGATAATGGCTTCATTACCTAACGCGACCATCATTGGTGAACCTTCAAATGGATCCTATTCTGATCTGTATGGAAGAAAGCTTCTGATCTGTATGGAAGAAAGCTCCCCAATGGATGGAAGGTTACCTTGA